A genome region from Crossiella equi includes the following:
- a CDS encoding PD-(D/E)XK motif protein, which translates to MSADVSRQDRHLSPEHLGRVLDERIPFLNPIPGAPAAWLFVTPAAGHMGLRIHAPDVGRTPPTHLQHVSTRLTHQASGRAFEVVVTVPALFRAAYPLLCSVADRVQLDKMRPADALAATLRQFETLLKPDEEFPREREIGLFGELLSLAGLIDAIDAETAVAGWRGGDREEHDLGLADSDIEVKTTTSERRVHWVESLTQLSPTHDRPLWLVSHQLTQAGAGAGARLPDLITSVRGLVGSGADRDSLEAGLAAWGWSDGLAEQCRTRWTRRTPSAAYTVAGDFPRLTQDDLTGAGVALERLTEVRYRVDLTGLDPVSAPPAPLVAAISFEEG; encoded by the coding sequence GTGAGCGCTGACGTGTCGAGGCAGGACCGCCACCTGTCCCCGGAACACCTGGGCCGGGTGCTCGACGAGCGGATCCCGTTCCTCAACCCCATCCCCGGTGCACCGGCGGCATGGCTCTTCGTGACCCCGGCGGCGGGGCACATGGGGCTGCGGATCCACGCGCCCGATGTCGGTCGCACACCGCCGACCCACCTCCAGCACGTGTCCACCCGTCTGACACACCAGGCCAGTGGGCGCGCGTTCGAGGTGGTCGTAACCGTGCCCGCCTTGTTCCGAGCCGCCTACCCGTTGCTGTGCTCGGTCGCCGACCGCGTCCAGCTCGACAAGATGCGGCCCGCGGACGCGCTGGCCGCCACCCTCAGGCAGTTCGAGACGCTGCTGAAGCCAGATGAGGAGTTCCCGAGGGAACGCGAGATCGGTCTCTTCGGCGAGCTGCTCAGCCTGGCCGGGTTGATCGACGCCATCGACGCGGAGACGGCCGTGGCGGGGTGGCGGGGCGGCGACCGCGAGGAGCACGACCTCGGGCTGGCGGACAGTGACATCGAGGTCAAGACCACGACGAGCGAGCGCCGGGTGCACTGGGTCGAGTCCCTGACCCAGTTGAGTCCGACCCACGACCGTCCGCTCTGGCTCGTCTCCCACCAGCTCACCCAGGCCGGCGCGGGTGCCGGAGCCCGGCTGCCCGACTTGATTACCTCGGTGCGCGGCCTGGTCGGCTCCGGTGCTGACCGGGACAGCTTGGAAGCGGGCCTCGCGGCTTGGGGTTGGTCTGACGGCTTGGCCGAACAGTGCCGAACGCGGTGGACCCGGCGGACGCCATCGGCCGCCTACACCGTGGCCGGGGACTTCCCCCGATTGACCCAGGACGACCTGACCGGGGCAGGAGTGGCGCTCGAGCGGCTCACCGAGGTCCGATACCGCGTCGACCTCACGGGCCTCGACCCGGTCAGCGCCCCGCCCGCGCCGCTCGTGGCCGCGATCAGCTTCGAGGAAGGATGA
- a CDS encoding TetR/AcrR family transcriptional regulator, whose protein sequence is MPRPSVREVIVEAALAEFHRGGFTASSVDTITRAAGVPKGSFYNHFRSKEELAALIVGKYAEESEWRHDRDPAAPPLARLRARFETMGAILVRNGFTRGCLLGNMAAEQADHSEQVRAEVHAMLTGWGEAVAALLVQARERGELTTGADPARLARFLLDAWEGALLRARAAKDDTALADFFTTAFEDLLR, encoded by the coding sequence ATGCCACGTCCCAGCGTCCGAGAGGTCATCGTCGAGGCCGCGCTCGCCGAGTTCCACCGGGGCGGGTTCACCGCCTCCTCGGTCGACACCATCACGCGGGCGGCCGGGGTGCCCAAGGGCTCCTTCTACAACCACTTCCGCAGCAAGGAGGAGCTGGCCGCGCTGATCGTCGGCAAGTACGCGGAGGAGAGCGAGTGGCGGCACGACCGCGACCCGGCCGCCCCGCCGCTGGCCAGGCTGCGCGCCCGGTTCGAGACCATGGGCGCGATCCTGGTGCGCAACGGGTTCACCCGGGGCTGCCTGCTCGGCAACATGGCCGCCGAGCAGGCCGACCACAGCGAGCAGGTGCGCGCCGAGGTGCACGCCATGCTGACCGGCTGGGGCGAGGCCGTCGCCGCGCTGCTGGTCCAGGCGCGCGAGCGCGGGGAGCTGACCACCGGTGCCGATCCGGCCCGGCTGGCCCGGTTCCTGCTGGACGCCTGGGAGGGCGCCCTGCTGCGGGCCCGCGCGGCCAAGGACGACACCGCGCTGGCTGACTTCTTCACCACCGCCTTCGAGGACCTGCTGCGCTGA
- a CDS encoding ATP-binding protein, with translation MTEWSASVPTTGSVELPPDPSAMDAIGRNHSFQTALADLVDNSIDAGATHVLIRFVRAEGRLCSLYVVDNGRGISPGRIDEAMRVGGRREYGAADLGRFGIGLKAASFSQARELTVLSQAAGAPAVGRRWRLNATTTGFLCDVVPEDFAAGELHEARGIPSTGTGTVIRWDAVGGFPSSREGSAVERFVHHKIDEASAHLGLVFHRLLDDGRITIVFDVHDADAPGPTSQIQVKPVNPFRYHRTGATGFPKDLKATAGGMELTFRCHVWPPGSKATEFRINGRAADHQGLYFYRRDRLLQFGGWEGVHASHARLQLARVEVEIDGDVETLFQMNPEKSRVQVRPGFSQACADAVADDGTTFDDYFQLVEGLFQESRKRDQSRKAMIPPGRGFSPSLRGTIEREIPAADADPIDIRWDDFEGDAFFEIDREEQTIWLNKRYRKMLLGDRHGGLNDLPLLKTLVYLLMEDVFKGDYLGPRDKDNVELWKSLLTTAVQAERR, from the coding sequence ATGACCGAGTGGAGCGCCAGCGTCCCGACTACTGGGAGCGTCGAGCTCCCACCGGATCCCAGCGCGATGGACGCGATCGGGCGCAACCACTCTTTCCAGACTGCCCTGGCCGATCTGGTCGACAACTCCATCGACGCGGGAGCGACCCACGTCCTAATCCGCTTCGTGCGCGCTGAGGGACGTCTGTGCTCCCTCTACGTCGTGGACAACGGGAGGGGCATCTCCCCTGGCCGGATCGACGAGGCGATGCGGGTCGGTGGGCGCCGTGAGTACGGGGCGGCTGATCTCGGCCGGTTCGGCATCGGCCTCAAGGCCGCCTCGTTCAGCCAGGCCCGTGAGCTGACAGTGCTCTCCCAAGCGGCAGGGGCGCCGGCTGTCGGTCGGCGTTGGCGGCTCAACGCGACGACGACCGGGTTCCTCTGCGATGTCGTGCCCGAAGACTTCGCCGCTGGTGAGCTCCACGAGGCGCGGGGCATCCCCAGCACTGGTACTGGCACTGTCATCCGCTGGGACGCGGTCGGAGGCTTCCCCTCCAGCCGCGAAGGATCAGCGGTCGAACGGTTCGTCCACCACAAGATCGACGAAGCCAGCGCCCATCTCGGTCTGGTGTTCCACCGGCTCCTCGACGACGGTCGCATCACCATCGTTTTCGACGTCCACGACGCGGACGCCCCTGGCCCCACCTCGCAGATCCAGGTGAAACCGGTCAACCCGTTCCGTTATCACCGCACCGGCGCGACCGGGTTCCCGAAGGACCTCAAGGCGACGGCGGGCGGCATGGAGCTCACCTTCCGGTGCCACGTCTGGCCACCGGGGTCGAAGGCCACCGAGTTCCGGATCAACGGTCGCGCCGCCGATCACCAGGGCCTGTACTTCTATCGACGGGACCGCCTGCTCCAGTTCGGCGGCTGGGAAGGAGTCCACGCGTCGCACGCGAGGCTCCAGTTGGCGCGTGTTGAGGTCGAGATCGACGGTGACGTCGAGACGCTGTTCCAGATGAACCCGGAGAAGTCGAGGGTCCAGGTCAGGCCGGGCTTCAGCCAGGCCTGCGCGGACGCCGTCGCCGACGACGGGACGACCTTCGACGACTACTTCCAGCTCGTCGAGGGGCTCTTCCAGGAGAGCAGGAAGAGGGACCAGAGCCGCAAGGCGATGATCCCGCCGGGGCGAGGCTTCTCGCCCAGCCTCCGAGGCACGATCGAACGCGAGATCCCCGCCGCGGACGCGGATCCCATCGACATCCGCTGGGACGATTTCGAGGGCGACGCGTTCTTCGAGATCGACCGAGAAGAGCAGACCATCTGGTTGAACAAGCGTTACCGGAAAATGCTCCTCGGTGACCGCCACGGCGGGCTGAACGACCTGCCACTCCTCAAGACCCTTGTCTACCTGTTGATGGAGGACGTCTTCAAGGGCGACTACCTCGGGCCGAGGGACAAGGACAACGTCGAGCTCTGGAAGTCGCTCCTCACCACCGCGGTGCAGGCGGAGCGCCGGTGA
- a CDS encoding SGNH/GDSL hydrolase family protein, with the protein MTIGARARRLTAATLLTLSALASATPALASPAEVTRYVALGDSFASVGTLTNVHLDPVGCARSRDNYPAQLAARLRPKTFVDRTCGAARTPHMTEPQGVPLGQNPPQFDALTKDTDLVTLTIGGNDIGFADIVLTCATLSLTNPAGTPCGTHFGNDLTNRLETLKPKFTKVLEGIRTRAPKARLAVVGYLRLLPPTKGCWPLVPIAEGDVPYLDTFQHTLNAALATWSKAAGATFVNPGLTTGHDVCQLPGAKWVEGILPTSPSVPVHPNTKGQTYVAGLAAEALG; encoded by the coding sequence ATGACCATCGGTGCTCGTGCCCGCCGCCTCACCGCGGCCACCCTCCTGACCCTGTCCGCACTGGCCAGCGCCACCCCGGCGCTGGCCTCCCCGGCCGAGGTGACCCGCTACGTGGCGCTCGGCGACTCCTTCGCCTCGGTAGGCACGCTGACCAACGTCCACCTGGACCCGGTGGGCTGCGCGAGATCCAGGGACAACTACCCGGCGCAACTGGCCGCCCGCCTCCGCCCCAAGACCTTCGTGGACCGCACCTGCGGCGCGGCCCGGACCCCGCACATGACCGAACCCCAGGGCGTCCCGCTGGGGCAGAACCCACCCCAGTTCGACGCCCTGACCAAGGACACGGACCTGGTCACCCTGACCATCGGCGGCAACGACATCGGCTTCGCCGACATCGTCCTGACCTGCGCCACCCTGAGCCTGACCAACCCGGCGGGCACCCCCTGCGGAACCCACTTCGGCAACGACCTCACCAACCGCCTGGAAACCCTGAAACCCAAGTTCACCAAGGTCCTGGAAGGCATCCGAACCCGCGCCCCGAAAGCCCGCCTGGCGGTGGTGGGCTACCTCCGCCTCCTCCCACCCACCAAGGGCTGCTGGCCCCTGGTCCCGATCGCCGAGGGCGACGTCCCCTACCTGGACACCTTCCAGCACACCCTGAACGCCGCCCTGGCAACGTGGTCCAAGGCCGCGGGCGCCACCTTCGTCAACCCGGGCCTGACCACCGGCCACGACGTCTGCCAGCTGCCGGGCGCCAAATGGGTCGAGGGCATCCTCCCGACATCTCCGTCGGTGCCGGTCCACCCGAACACCAAGGGGCAGACCTACGTCGCGGGGCTGGCCGCCGAGGCGCTGGGCTGA
- a CDS encoding Z1 domain-containing protein codes for MSDAVAESYLAALGAMQRSGPRDLHRNARTQAEEFGPDIEISDEVLRAYLEASSPSDDELRNELHIRLAKWDSARPEDGEWTEGSEPNTPERRASVLARLRVDVETAKLLESLFPVHAGDGTVVIAKEWDPWYDGELIRSRDFYWSHYADYLRERRRWSESAITSLDNATRHVVERLSEPSRKDPYQAKGLVVGYVQSGKTANFTGVIAKAVDAGYRLIIVLTGTTNMLREQTQRRVDMEFVGRENILRGVDPDSAEALAGVDYQHDEDWLKGKFVEHGCRPADVGKPDIHRMTTRKFDYQSLRQGIAALDFERRDRTKPLHHLDNLLAADARLMIVKKNGSVLAKLVKDLNRVTARLSHIPALIIDDESDQASVNTTNPKRWKDGKRERTKINKLISELLGMLPRGQYVGYTATPFANVFIDPSDAEDIFPKDFLISLERPPGYMGAEDFHDLDSDIPVEDRTPANSNEKAHLRFVEDTDSDEDLRRAIDFFVLTAAVKLYREANGHGEFRHHTMLVHEAMHTDIHRTTADWIRKTWAEAGYYSSASHSRLRDLFDSDLRPVSAARAGDLPQPAAFEDLVPYLGEAAKRISPNRNPVLVVNSDKDIEQDEVDFDQHSVWRIMVGGNKLARGFTVEGLTVSYYIRGVKNADALMQMGRWFGFRHGYRDLVRVFLTRDLRDAFESICLDERNFREELAQYTDTDENGKPLTTPANVPPLVSSHLLRPTTATKMYNAVLVERRTRSKEPSSGYPTLHQQALLDENIDTCVPLLAAAKKRQTLSYVDSNAKSSSFEALIGAIGREEMVEVLSKLKWSNDSSFRADLEWIRTMGRDGSLTGWDVILPQQKKGRVATLRGHGPLSLHGRAVDANGKVRGNSTSVHRNAVKQRVVGSATGQLVLYPAVRRDEDISPGLVEMDPQGVVMAIMVLLPGAAELPGGPLLWKAKE; via the coding sequence ATGTCGGACGCCGTGGCGGAGTCCTATCTGGCCGCGTTGGGCGCGATGCAGCGCAGTGGCCCCCGGGACCTGCACCGCAACGCCCGGACGCAGGCCGAGGAGTTCGGGCCGGACATCGAGATCTCCGACGAGGTCCTGCGTGCCTACCTGGAGGCGTCCTCGCCGTCGGATGACGAACTGCGCAACGAGCTGCACATCAGGCTGGCGAAGTGGGACAGCGCGCGACCGGAAGACGGCGAGTGGACCGAGGGCTCGGAGCCCAACACGCCTGAACGCCGGGCGAGCGTCCTCGCCCGCCTTCGTGTCGATGTGGAAACCGCCAAGCTGCTGGAATCGCTGTTCCCGGTGCACGCCGGGGACGGCACGGTGGTCATCGCCAAGGAATGGGACCCCTGGTATGACGGGGAGCTGATCCGGTCCAGGGACTTCTACTGGAGTCACTACGCTGACTACTTGCGGGAGAGGCGCCGGTGGTCGGAGAGCGCGATCACCAGCCTGGACAACGCCACCAGACACGTTGTCGAGCGCCTCAGCGAGCCGTCTCGAAAGGATCCGTACCAGGCCAAGGGCCTGGTGGTCGGCTATGTGCAGAGTGGCAAGACGGCCAACTTCACCGGCGTCATCGCCAAGGCGGTGGACGCCGGCTACCGACTCATCATCGTTCTCACCGGCACCACGAACATGCTGCGGGAGCAGACCCAGCGGCGCGTGGACATGGAGTTCGTGGGGCGGGAAAACATCCTGCGCGGCGTGGACCCGGACAGCGCGGAAGCGCTCGCTGGGGTGGATTACCAGCACGACGAGGACTGGCTCAAGGGCAAGTTCGTCGAGCACGGTTGTCGGCCCGCGGACGTCGGCAAACCCGACATCCACCGGATGACCACCCGCAAGTTCGACTACCAGAGCCTCCGCCAGGGCATCGCCGCCCTCGACTTCGAGCGCCGGGACCGCACCAAGCCGCTGCACCACTTGGACAACCTGCTTGCGGCGGACGCCCGGCTCATGATCGTCAAGAAGAACGGCTCGGTGCTGGCCAAGCTGGTGAAGGACCTCAACCGGGTCACCGCCCGGTTGTCCCACATCCCCGCCCTGATCATCGACGACGAGTCCGACCAGGCGTCGGTGAACACGACCAACCCCAAGCGCTGGAAGGACGGGAAGAGGGAACGCACCAAGATCAACAAGTTGATATCGGAGCTGCTGGGCATGCTGCCCAGGGGGCAGTACGTGGGGTACACCGCGACCCCGTTCGCCAACGTCTTCATCGATCCGAGTGACGCTGAGGACATCTTCCCGAAGGACTTCCTGATCTCTCTAGAGCGCCCACCCGGCTACATGGGTGCGGAGGACTTCCACGACCTGGACTCCGACATCCCAGTGGAGGACCGGACACCGGCGAACTCCAACGAGAAGGCCCACCTGCGGTTCGTCGAGGACACCGACTCGGACGAGGACCTGCGGCGGGCGATCGACTTCTTCGTCCTGACGGCAGCGGTGAAGCTCTACCGCGAAGCGAACGGGCACGGCGAGTTCCGCCACCACACCATGCTCGTGCACGAGGCGATGCACACCGACATCCACCGCACGACAGCTGACTGGATCCGGAAGACGTGGGCCGAGGCGGGTTACTACTCCTCGGCCAGCCATTCGCGTTTGCGTGACCTGTTCGACTCGGACTTGCGCCCCGTGTCAGCCGCGAGGGCTGGCGACCTTCCCCAGCCCGCCGCGTTCGAGGACCTCGTCCCGTACCTGGGGGAGGCCGCGAAGCGGATCAGTCCGAACCGCAACCCCGTTCTGGTGGTCAACAGCGACAAGGACATCGAGCAGGACGAAGTCGACTTCGACCAGCATTCGGTCTGGCGAATCATGGTCGGTGGCAACAAGTTGGCCAGAGGGTTCACCGTTGAAGGGCTCACGGTCTCGTACTACATCCGAGGTGTGAAGAACGCTGACGCCCTCATGCAGATGGGGCGTTGGTTCGGGTTCCGGCACGGCTACCGCGACCTGGTCCGGGTGTTCCTCACCAGGGACCTGCGGGACGCGTTCGAGTCTATCTGTCTGGATGAGAGAAACTTCCGGGAGGAGCTCGCGCAGTACACGGACACCGACGAGAACGGCAAGCCGCTGACCACGCCGGCCAACGTTCCCCCGCTCGTGAGCAGTCATCTGCTCCGGCCGACGACTGCGACGAAGATGTACAACGCCGTACTCGTCGAGCGACGCACCAGGTCGAAGGAACCGAGCTCCGGTTACCCAACGCTGCACCAGCAAGCCCTGCTGGACGAGAACATCGACACCTGCGTCCCGCTGCTCGCCGCGGCCAAGAAGCGGCAGACGCTCAGCTATGTCGACAGCAACGCCAAGAGCTCGTCCTTCGAGGCGCTGATCGGCGCCATCGGCCGGGAGGAGATGGTCGAGGTCTTGTCGAAGCTGAAGTGGTCGAACGACTCGAGCTTCCGTGCCGACCTGGAGTGGATCCGCACGATGGGGAGAGACGGGTCCCTCACCGGCTGGGACGTCATCCTCCCTCAGCAGAAGAAGGGCAGGGTGGCCACGCTTCGAGGCCATGGTCCGCTCAGTCTGCACGGTCGAGCTGTGGACGCGAACGGGAAGGTCCGGGGTAACTCGACCAGTGTCCACCGGAACGCCGTGAAGCAGCGGGTGGTGGGGAGCGCGACCGGCCAGCTGGTCCTCTACCCGGCTGTGCGCCGAGACGAGGACATCTCGCCTGGGCTGGTGGAGATGGACCCGCAGGGTGTGGTCATGGCGATCATGGTCCTGTTGCCAGGGGCCGCCGAATTGCCCGGCGGGCCGCTGCTGTGGAAGGCGAAGGAGTAG
- a CDS encoding DUF72 domain-containing protein, with amino-acid sequence MGDIRIGTAGWSDPELVASGWYPPGTRSPARRLGHYATRFDFVEVNSTYYGLPSSANSAAWAERTPDGFLFNVKAFSLLTHHHTRSAMLPTDLRPGGANVVRQRDLAPEVLDEVWLRFGTALVPLATAGKLGLLVFQFPPWFTPEGWALDYLVECRDRLAPLRIAVELRDPSWFADPDKTLGFLAEHGIAHVAVDMPQGLPGSVPPLPEVTAEDAVVRLHGRSPDWTHGDKRERYRYRYAEEELADWAARIRRLAPKARRTFVAFNNCCADNPQVNAARLRELLA; translated from the coding sequence ATGGGAGACATCAGGATCGGCACCGCCGGGTGGTCCGACCCGGAGCTCGTCGCCTCCGGCTGGTACCCGCCCGGCACGCGTTCCCCCGCCCGGCGGCTCGGCCACTACGCCACCCGGTTCGACTTCGTGGAGGTCAACTCCACCTACTACGGGCTGCCCAGCTCGGCGAACTCGGCGGCCTGGGCCGAGCGCACCCCGGACGGTTTCCTGTTCAACGTCAAGGCCTTCAGCCTGCTCACCCACCACCACACGCGCTCGGCGATGCTGCCCACCGACCTGCGGCCGGGCGGCGCGAACGTTGTGCGGCAACGGGATCTGGCCCCGGAGGTGCTCGATGAGGTGTGGCTGCGGTTCGGCACCGCGCTGGTTCCCCTTGCCACGGCGGGGAAACTCGGCCTGCTGGTGTTCCAGTTCCCGCCCTGGTTCACCCCGGAGGGCTGGGCACTGGACTACCTGGTGGAGTGCCGCGACCGGCTCGCCCCGCTGCGGATCGCCGTGGAGCTCCGGGACCCGTCCTGGTTCGCCGACCCGGACAAGACCCTCGGTTTCCTCGCCGAGCACGGCATCGCGCACGTGGCGGTGGACATGCCGCAGGGCCTGCCGGGGTCGGTCCCGCCGCTGCCGGAGGTCACCGCCGAGGACGCCGTGGTACGGCTGCACGGGCGCAGCCCGGACTGGACGCACGGCGACAAGCGCGAGCGCTACCGGTACCGCTACGCCGAGGAGGAGCTGGCCGACTGGGCGGCGCGGATCCGGCGGCTGGCGCCGAAGGCGCGGCGCACGTTCGTCGCGTTCAACAACTGCTGTGCGGACAACCCGCAGGTGAACGCCGCGCGGCTGCGCGAGCTGCTGGCTTGA
- a CDS encoding DUF1345 domain-containing protein: MIKSASFVLTRLLDLALLLLGLATFFLDDLVWVAAWDLLAVVYLAVRVYRVRRGRTGRSPEWLRTTLGPRTGLLFTLFASIVGISAGLSIVMPLEETAEVQEINKFFAVPAVLLAWAILHFGYAERYAQAYYKALPQEILVFPETERPNFADFAYFAFTIGNTFAVSDVETRTSAVRTRVLAHGVLSFIYNTVTLGIAIGVITGK; the protein is encoded by the coding sequence ATGATCAAGAGTGCGTCCTTCGTGCTCACCCGCCTGCTGGACCTCGCCCTGCTGCTGCTCGGCCTGGCCACGTTCTTCCTCGACGACCTGGTGTGGGTGGCCGCCTGGGACCTGCTGGCGGTGGTCTACCTGGCCGTGCGCGTCTACCGGGTGCGCCGCGGGCGGACCGGGCGCTCGCCCGAGTGGCTGCGCACCACCCTTGGCCCCCGCACCGGGCTGCTGTTCACCCTCTTCGCCAGCATCGTGGGCATCTCGGCCGGGCTGAGCATCGTGATGCCCCTCGAGGAGACCGCGGAGGTGCAGGAGATCAACAAGTTCTTCGCGGTGCCCGCCGTGCTGCTGGCCTGGGCGATCCTGCACTTCGGCTACGCCGAGCGCTACGCGCAGGCCTACTACAAGGCGCTGCCCCAGGAGATCCTGGTCTTCCCGGAGACCGAGCGGCCCAACTTCGCGGACTTCGCCTACTTCGCCTTCACCATCGGCAACACGTTCGCGGTATCCGATGTGGAGACCCGCACCAGCGCGGTGCGCACGCGGGTGCTGGCGCACGGCGTGCTCAGCTTCATCTACAACACCGTCACCCTCGGCATCGCGATCGGCGTGATCACCGGCAAGTAG
- a CDS encoding SH3 domain-containing protein gives MIKPVILVGAAAAGLFVLSFGSDAQNKQQDGKPAEGAAPRCEFHVNADLLNVRSGPGAGHKVVARLRQGAVTGGHGETKDGFRKLADDRWAAMEFLQADSRNTCQ, from the coding sequence ATGATCAAACCTGTCATCCTGGTGGGCGCCGCCGCTGCCGGGCTGTTCGTGCTGTCCTTCGGCAGCGACGCGCAGAACAAGCAGCAGGACGGCAAGCCCGCCGAGGGTGCCGCCCCGCGCTGCGAGTTCCACGTCAACGCCGACCTGCTCAACGTCCGCTCCGGCCCCGGTGCGGGGCACAAGGTGGTGGCCCGGCTGCGCCAGGGCGCGGTCACCGGGGGGCACGGGGAGACGAAGGACGGCTTCCGCAAGCTCGCCGACGACCGCTGGGCGGCGATGGAGTTCCTGCAGGCGGACTCGCGGAACACCTGCCAGTGA
- a CDS encoding alcohol dehydrogenase catalytic domain-containing protein: MSQTYRAVQATGSRQFELVEREVREPGSGEVRLRVLACGVCHTDVLTVEGPREHARVPGHEVVGVIEAVGPGVRHWRVGERVGVGYLGGHCGECDSCRRGDFTLCTDQPQTGVHVDGGYAEVVHARTTALVRVPEELSATEAAPLLCAGVTTYQALLRAGAAPGALVAVQGIGGLGHLGIQYASRLGYRVAAIARGTGKAELAAKLGAQHYIDSTAVDAGEALRELGGAAAIVATAANGASMSPLVAGLAPRGTLVVVGAAMDPVQVQTTDLIFGARTVTGSLTGTAIENEDNLAFAARTGVLPLNEVYPLAEAGQAYQRMLSGEARFRVVLDATA, translated from the coding sequence ATGTCGCAGACCTACCGTGCCGTACAGGCCACCGGTTCCCGTCAGTTCGAGCTCGTCGAGCGGGAGGTGCGCGAGCCCGGGTCCGGCGAGGTCCGGCTGCGCGTGCTGGCCTGCGGGGTGTGCCACACCGACGTGCTCACCGTCGAAGGTCCCCGCGAGCACGCCCGGGTCCCCGGGCACGAGGTCGTCGGTGTCATCGAGGCGGTAGGGCCGGGCGTCCGGCACTGGCGGGTCGGCGAGCGGGTGGGCGTCGGCTACCTCGGCGGGCACTGCGGGGAGTGCGACTCCTGCCGCCGCGGCGACTTCACGCTCTGCACCGACCAGCCCCAGACCGGGGTGCACGTGGACGGCGGGTACGCCGAGGTGGTGCACGCCCGCACCACCGCCCTGGTGCGGGTGCCCGAGGAGCTGTCCGCGACGGAGGCCGCGCCGCTGCTGTGCGCGGGTGTCACCACCTACCAGGCGCTGCTGCGCGCCGGGGCCGCGCCCGGGGCGCTGGTCGCGGTGCAGGGCATCGGCGGGCTCGGGCACCTGGGCATCCAGTACGCCAGCCGCCTCGGCTACCGCGTGGCCGCCATCGCGCGGGGCACCGGCAAGGCCGAGCTGGCCGCGAAGCTCGGCGCCCAGCACTACATCGACAGCACCGCCGTCGACGCGGGCGAGGCGCTCCGGGAGCTCGGCGGGGCGGCCGCGATCGTGGCCACCGCGGCCAACGGCGCGTCCATGTCACCCCTGGTGGCCGGGCTCGCGCCCCGGGGCACGCTGGTTGTGGTCGGGGCCGCGATGGACCCGGTGCAGGTCCAGACGACCGACCTGATCTTCGGCGCGCGCACCGTCACCGGCAGCCTCACCGGCACCGCGATCGAGAACGAGGACAACCTCGCCTTCGCCGCGCGCACCGGCGTGCTGCCCCTGAACGAGGTCTACCCGCTGGCCGAGGCCGGGCAGGCCTACCAGCGCATGCTCTCCGGCGAGGCCCGCTTCCGGGTCGTGCTCGACGCCACCGCCTGA